The following coding sequences are from one Lipingzhangella halophila window:
- a CDS encoding sodium:solute symporter family transporter, whose product MLDTNPTIVIVVALYLLATIGIGVWATRRTKTTSDFLVAGRNLGMFVMSIAVFASIQSGFGVLGGTGMAFTDGLVFVSGIGLAAVLGFGLAWFLVGKRLWRMGSEGEVYTLGDVVERRYRSPAVRGWIAVAVALGVIGYLGTQVQAMGVVMASIFGISPTSGALIGLGILAVYAIGGGTIAAVYTDVFQGVLLVVVSVVTFFVAVNAVGGTADITTTLQGEDPALASAFGALPAVTIACWIFLFAVGAAAQPQLLTKFLMIRDTAQLKWGALTAGIAYVCTMFLVVGVGLSALALSIRGEFPAVDTPDQALIVFMTDYTPPVLAGLALAAILAAIMSTGDAFATLGAASLVRDLPRAFGMRVRNELLWSRVAVAVLLVASVLFSLYLDTLVALLGVFGWGTFAAAIFPAVVLGLVWSRATKAAAITSIVLSLVINFVLEVGQLYGFAPLPEGVVNGAFALAASTLIFILVSLLTRPRPAEGGDEPAGEAAQPRSP is encoded by the coding sequence ATGCTGGACACCAATCCCACGATCGTCATCGTGGTGGCGCTCTACCTGCTCGCGACCATCGGCATCGGGGTGTGGGCCACCCGGCGGACCAAGACCACGTCGGACTTCCTGGTCGCGGGCCGCAACCTCGGCATGTTCGTGATGTCGATAGCCGTCTTCGCGTCCATCCAGAGCGGGTTCGGTGTCCTCGGCGGCACCGGGATGGCCTTCACCGACGGCCTCGTCTTCGTCAGCGGGATCGGGCTCGCCGCGGTTCTCGGCTTCGGCCTGGCGTGGTTTCTGGTCGGCAAGCGGCTCTGGCGCATGGGCAGCGAGGGAGAGGTGTACACCCTCGGCGACGTCGTTGAGCGGCGCTACCGCAGCCCTGCCGTCCGCGGGTGGATCGCGGTCGCCGTCGCCCTCGGCGTGATCGGCTACCTCGGCACCCAGGTGCAGGCGATGGGCGTCGTCATGGCCAGCATCTTCGGGATCTCCCCCACCAGTGGGGCGCTGATCGGCCTGGGCATCCTCGCGGTGTACGCCATCGGCGGCGGGACCATCGCCGCCGTGTACACCGACGTGTTCCAGGGCGTGCTGCTCGTCGTCGTCTCGGTGGTCACGTTCTTCGTCGCGGTGAACGCTGTCGGCGGGACGGCCGACATCACCACCACCCTGCAGGGCGAGGACCCGGCACTGGCCTCCGCGTTCGGCGCGCTCCCCGCCGTCACCATCGCATGCTGGATCTTCCTCTTCGCGGTCGGCGCCGCCGCCCAACCGCAACTTCTCACCAAGTTCCTGATGATCCGGGACACCGCCCAACTGAAGTGGGGTGCGCTGACAGCCGGGATCGCCTACGTGTGCACCATGTTCCTCGTGGTCGGGGTGGGGCTCAGCGCCCTGGCGCTGTCCATCCGGGGCGAGTTCCCGGCGGTGGACACCCCCGACCAGGCGCTCATCGTCTTCATGACGGACTACACCCCGCCAGTCCTCGCCGGCCTGGCGCTGGCCGCGATCCTGGCCGCGATCATGTCCACCGGCGACGCCTTCGCGACGCTGGGCGCGGCGAGCCTGGTCCGCGACCTTCCTCGGGCGTTCGGCATGCGGGTGCGCAACGAGCTGCTGTGGAGCCGCGTGGCGGTCGCCGTGCTGCTCGTGGCCTCCGTACTGTTCTCCCTCTACCTCGACACGCTGGTCGCGCTGCTGGGCGTGTTCGGCTGGGGCACGTTCGCCGCGGCCATCTTCCCGGCGGTGGTGCTGGGCCTGGTGTGGTCGCGGGCGACCAAGGCGGCGGCGATCACCAGCATCGTACTCAGCCTGGTCATCAACTTCGTCCTGGAGGTCGGACAGCTCTACGGCTTCGCTCCACTGCCGGAGGGCGTGGTCAACGGAGCGTTCGCCCTGGCCGCCTCGACCCTCATCTTCATCCTCGTCTCGCTGCTCACCCGACCGCGGCCGGCCGAGGGAGGCGACGAGCCGGCCGGTGAGGCGGCCCAGCCCCGCTCACCGTGA